The following proteins are co-located in the Solanum pennellii chromosome 1, SPENNV200 genome:
- the LOC107007112 gene encoding uncharacterized protein LOC107007112 isoform X2 — protein sequence MAWRGSVTRSLTSVARASTSRSSPTVNRVRSPPISAPRSNARRFSFTSPRTLGALGCTQSFLPLHNVVAGTRLTSHLTVNVRACCELYHGRNGKDG from the exons ATGGCTTGGCGTGGTTCCGTCACCAGATCACTCACTTCCGTCGCTAGAGCCTCCACTTCCCGTTCATCTCCGACCGTTAACCGCGTTCGCTCTCCTCCGATCTCCGCCCCTCGTTCCAACGCGCGCCGCTTCTCATTCACCAGTCCCAG GACATTGGGAGCTTTGGGGTGTACTCAGTCATTTTTGCCTCTGCATAATGTGGTGGCTGGAACTCGATTGACTTCTCACTTGACAGTTAACGTGCGGGCTTGCTGCGAGCTGTATCATG GGAGGAATGGAAAAGATGGGTGA
- the LOC107007112 gene encoding uncharacterized protein LOC107007112 isoform X3 yields MAWRGSVTRSLTSVARASTSRSSPTVNRVRSPPISAPRSNARRFSFTSPRTLGALGCTQSFLPLHNVVAGTRLTSHLTVNVRACCELYHGT; encoded by the exons ATGGCTTGGCGTGGTTCCGTCACCAGATCACTCACTTCCGTCGCTAGAGCCTCCACTTCCCGTTCATCTCCGACCGTTAACCGCGTTCGCTCTCCTCCGATCTCCGCCCCTCGTTCCAACGCGCGCCGCTTCTCATTCACCAGTCCCAG GACATTGGGAGCTTTGGGGTGTACTCAGTCATTTTTGCCTCTGCATAATGTGGTGGCTGGAACTCGATTGACTTCTCACTTGACAGTTAACGTGCGGGCTTGCTGCGAGCTGTATCATG GTACTTGA
- the LOC107007112 gene encoding uncharacterized protein LOC107007112 isoform X1, with the protein MAWRGSVTRSLTSVARASTSRSSPTVNRVRSPPISAPRSNARRFSFTSPRTLGALGCTQSFLPLHNVVAGTRLTSHLTVNVRACCELYHGTFQRSCQDR; encoded by the exons ATGGCTTGGCGTGGTTCCGTCACCAGATCACTCACTTCCGTCGCTAGAGCCTCCACTTCCCGTTCATCTCCGACCGTTAACCGCGTTCGCTCTCCTCCGATCTCCGCCCCTCGTTCCAACGCGCGCCGCTTCTCATTCACCAGTCCCAG GACATTGGGAGCTTTGGGGTGTACTCAGTCATTTTTGCCTCTGCATAATGTGGTGGCTGGAACTCGATTGACTTCTCACTTGACAGTTAACGTGCGGGCTTGCTGCGAGCTGTATCATGGTACCTTCCAACGTTCTTGTCAGGATCGCTAG
- the LOC107014867 gene encoding uncharacterized protein LOC107014867 encodes MDVWSWICELVDTEKWSIENDDSFLIYNLATSITNSNQSIQFKAEKKLNPNNTETNSSLVFSICLLGFHDTSQEEVTIWVSDTCPLSSDKPFLPLVLQLLQEIISRSPTAHDSACSRSHFQKLQPDPVLWILDSHSPESFSSFFNLIFLTRLFWMFTFDAPPAVGSLYFHSLLAPNLEAFSCKHAPVLRTFFITVGTDVELCFMRTFGYMLAKWLILREVGGVGLKSLTPLASHYLGFSYATEAHGLWMLKGYAPVKAMKPTRMNIDKFQFPVIESKEIALKYTLAHQQLEAVIQFEYTVGFYDGFIQVRARLDNIRLGVARLGFNKNEDEEDSYLLEKHFPSRIRVWVGPEIGANYVGGLSLGRSTNNVEREFEMQKVLKGNFGNSKQSQVKTRAKMATKSKMKNWRWDLEAEGNAAVYESILYDHVSGCEIATWKPVNGDDKNNQLMNNFRGRYFGGNRAFSKKGGLVFAGDECGEEVGWRLSKEMEGSVLKWRVGGQVWLSYWPNNVKSSYYETRLVEWCDEIDLPLIPGKIF; translated from the coding sequence atGGATGTTTGGTCATGGATATGTGAACTTGTTGACACAGAAAAATGGAGTATTGAGAATGATGATTCCTTTCTCATTTACAATCTTGCTACTTCCATAACCAATTCCAATCAATCAATTCAATTCAAAGCTGAGAAAAAACTTAACCCTAATAACACAGAGACAAATTCTTCATTGGTTTTCTCTATATGTTTGTTGGGTTTTCATGACACCTCTCAAGAAGAGGTGACCATCTGGGTTTCTGACACGTGTCCTCTTTCTTCGGACAAGCCATTCTTGCCACTTGTTCTACAACTTCTTCAAGAAATCATTTCACGTTCACCAACTGCGCATGATAGCGCTTGCTCACGTTCCCACTTCCAGAAGCTTCAACCCGACCCGGTTTTATGGATCCTAGATTCCCACTCACCAGAATCATTCTCAAGCTTCTTCAATCTCATCTTCCTCACGCGACTTTTCTGGATGTTTACCTTCGACGCGCCTCCGGCGGTGGGGTCTCTATACTTCCACTCGCTGCTAGCTCCGAACCTCGAAGCCTTCTCGTGCAAGCACGCGCCTGTCCTGCGAACTTTCTTCATAACAGTAGGGACTGACGTGGAGCTTTGTTTCATGCGCACGTTTGGGTACATGTTAGCAAAATGGTTGATTTTAAGAGAAGTTGGCGGCGTAGGATTAAAGTCGTTAACGCCGTTAGCATCTCATTATTTAGGATTTTCATATGCCACGGAGGCTCACGGGTTATGGATGTTAAAAGGATACGCGCCTGTGAAGGCAATGAAACCCACGCGCATGAATATTGACAAATTTCAATTTCCTGTAATTGAATCGAAAGAGATTGCACTTAAATATACACTGGCCCATCAACAGCTTGAGGCTGTGATACAGTTCGAATATACAGTTGGATTCTACGATGGGTTTATCCAAGTGAGGGCCCGTTTGGATAACATACGTCTTGGTGTAGCAAGATTGGGCTTTAACAAAAATGAGGATGAAGAAGATTCTTATTTGCTAGAGAAGCATTTTCCATCTAGGATTCGAGTTTGGGTTGGGCCAGAAATCGGTGCTAATTATGTTGGCGGGTTAAGTTTGGGCCGGTCCACTAACAACGTCGAACGCGAATTCGAAATGCAAAAAGTCTTAAAGGGCAATTTCGGAAACTCAAAACAATCACAAGTGAAGACAAGGGCAAAAATGGCGACAAAATCAAAGATGAAAAATTGGAGGTGGGACCTAGAAGCGGAAGGGAACGCAGCTGTATACGAATCAATATTATACGATCACGTGTCAGGGTGTGAAATCGCCACGTGGAAGCCGGTTAATGGGGATGATAAGAATAATCAACTTATGAACAATTTTAGAGGAAGATATTTTGGAGGGAATAGGGCATTTAGTAAGAAGGGTGGTTTGGTATTTGCTGGGGATGAATGTGGTGAAGAAGTAGGATGGAGATTGAGCAAAGAAATGGAAGGAAGTGTGTTGAAATGGAGAGTAGGGGGTCAAGTATGGTTAAGTTATTGGCCAAATAATGTTAAAAGTTCATATTATGAGACTAGGCTCGTGGAATGGTGTGATGAGATAGATTTGCCTTTGATTCCTGGGAAAATATTTTAG
- the LOC107027533 gene encoding LYR motif-containing protein At3g19508 — MILQEMQKAIGAYREVLRLVRRLPKDSRPYYAKYARENFVNYREIDSNDPNALQELLQRTYNHSLWVLKKYSVDQSAADRLRNICSD; from the exons ATGATTCTTCAAGAAATGCAGAAAGCTATAGGTGCTTACAGGGAAGTGCTAAGGCTGGTGAGGCGACTACCGAAGGACTCAAGGCCTTACTACGCAAAATACGCCCGAGAAAACTTCGTCAACTACAGAGAAATCGACTCAAATGATCCAAATGCTCTCCAAGAACTCCTTCAACGAACTTACAATCATTCCCTCTGGGTCCTCAAAAAG TATTCAGTAGACCAATCTGCGGCGGATCGCTTGAGAAATATATGCTCTGACTGA